The following proteins are encoded in a genomic region of Variovorax paradoxus:
- a CDS encoding RidA family protein translates to MTSTVQPIAPQGLAAPGGHYSHATVANGFVFVSGQLPIAPDGSKLAAASFEEQTRQVLDNVRAALQAAGSGIDRLVQVRVYLDAIENWPAFNAIYAEWAGDARPARAIVPTGPLHFGVKVEVEAVATV, encoded by the coding sequence ATGACAAGCACCGTTCAACCCATCGCGCCGCAGGGCCTCGCCGCGCCGGGCGGGCACTACAGCCACGCCACCGTGGCCAACGGCTTCGTCTTCGTTTCCGGGCAACTGCCGATTGCGCCGGACGGCAGCAAGCTGGCGGCCGCCTCCTTCGAAGAGCAGACCCGGCAGGTGCTCGACAACGTCAGGGCCGCGCTGCAGGCGGCCGGAAGCGGCATCGATCGCCTGGTGCAGGTCCGCGTCTATCTCGACGCCATCGAGAACTGGCCCGCGTTCAATGCGATCTACGCCGAATGGGCCGGCGATGCACGGCCGGCCCGCGCCATCGTGCCGACGGGGCCGCTGCACTTCGGCGTGAAGGTCGAGGTCGAGGCCGTCGCCACCGTCTAG
- a CDS encoding DSD1 family PLP-dependent enzyme — MNTPSPLAALGTPAALIDLPRMQQNIGRMQARMNALGPRFRPHVKTTKCTPVVRAQLAAGAQGITVSTLKEAEQFFADGITDILYAVSMAQHRLPQALALRRKGCDLKIITDSPASAGLIAEFGRMHGEVFEVWIEIDTDGHRSGIKPEEAALLEAASALQAGGMRLGGVLTHAGSSYDLDTPKALAAMAEQERAGCVRAAERLRAAGLPCPVVSVGSTPTALSAQQLDGVTEVRAGVYVLFDLVMKNIGVCTTSDIALSVLTTVIGHQADKGWAIVDAGWMAMSRDRGTQKQKRDYGYGQVCGADGELIDGYVLSGANQEHGILSRGGTPDTGIAARFPIGTQLRILPNHACATGAQFPEYHALAQDGTLTTWSRLHGW, encoded by the coding sequence ATGAACACACCATCACCCCTTGCGGCGCTCGGCACGCCGGCCGCCCTGATCGACCTGCCGCGCATGCAGCAGAACATCGGCCGCATGCAGGCGCGCATGAATGCACTCGGCCCGCGTTTTCGCCCGCACGTGAAGACCACGAAGTGCACGCCGGTCGTGCGCGCCCAGCTTGCCGCGGGAGCGCAGGGCATCACGGTTTCCACGCTCAAGGAAGCCGAGCAGTTCTTCGCCGATGGCATCACGGACATCCTCTACGCGGTGAGCATGGCGCAGCACCGGCTGCCGCAGGCCCTCGCGCTGCGGCGCAAGGGCTGCGACCTGAAGATCATCACCGACAGCCCCGCTTCCGCCGGCCTCATCGCGGAGTTCGGCCGCATGCACGGGGAGGTGTTCGAGGTCTGGATCGAGATCGACACCGACGGTCATCGCTCCGGCATCAAGCCCGAGGAAGCGGCACTGCTCGAAGCAGCGAGCGCGCTGCAGGCCGGTGGCATGCGGCTCGGCGGCGTGCTCACGCATGCAGGTTCGAGCTACGACCTCGACACGCCAAAAGCGCTGGCGGCCATGGCCGAGCAGGAGCGCGCGGGCTGCGTGCGCGCGGCCGAGCGGCTGCGCGCCGCGGGCCTGCCCTGCCCCGTCGTCAGCGTCGGCTCGACGCCCACCGCGCTGTCCGCGCAGCAACTCGACGGGGTGACCGAAGTGCGCGCCGGTGTCTATGTGCTGTTCGATCTGGTGATGAAGAACATCGGCGTCTGCACCACGTCGGACATTGCGCTCAGCGTGCTCACGACGGTGATCGGCCACCAGGCCGACAAGGGATGGGCCATCGTCGATGCGGGCTGGATGGCCATGAGCCGCGACCGCGGCACGCAGAAGCAGAAGCGCGACTATGGCTACGGCCAGGTCTGCGGCGCCGATGGCGAACTGATCGACGGCTATGTTCTGAGCGGTGCCAACCAGGAGCACGGCATCCTGTCGCGCGGAGGCACGCCCGACACCGGCATTGCGGCGCGCTTTCCCATCGGCACGCAGCTACGCATCCTGCCCAACCACGCCTGCGCCACCGGCGCCCAGTTTCCCGAGTACCACGCGCTGGCGCAAGATGGAACATTGACAACCTGGAGCCGCCTCCACGGCTGGTAG
- a CDS encoding LysR family transcriptional regulator: MLRIEDLQLAAALAQAPSLSAAARVLNVTPPALSMRLRKLEAMLDVALAVRTARRLSLTPEGERFAHEAAALLAGLEALPQSFQRNDRRLTGTLRIAAPFGYGRQRIAPMLARFARLHPSLGLQLDLRETPWPDRHDSDVVIHIGTVRDSSWVARTLAFNERWLCASPGYLRTHGTPQEPRDLLKHCCISIRENEEDVTLWHFHRPATKASGKAKVDDAAPRQKPRETVRIVPSYTSNDGTVAREWAEQGLGLVLRSEWDAAESVARGTLVRVLPDWSLDSAPVAALVPTRQGRTARVQALLQFLEESLGKLPAQRR, from the coding sequence ATGCTCCGCATCGAAGATCTCCAGCTTGCCGCGGCGCTCGCGCAGGCGCCCTCGTTGAGCGCGGCCGCGCGTGTGTTGAACGTCACGCCGCCCGCGCTGTCGATGCGATTGCGCAAGCTCGAGGCCATGCTCGACGTGGCGCTGGCGGTCCGCACGGCGCGGCGCCTGAGCCTGACGCCCGAGGGCGAGCGTTTCGCCCACGAAGCGGCGGCCTTGCTGGCCGGCCTCGAGGCGCTGCCGCAATCGTTCCAGCGCAACGACCGCAGGCTGACCGGCACGCTGCGCATTGCGGCGCCGTTCGGCTATGGAAGGCAGCGCATCGCACCGATGCTGGCCCGCTTTGCGCGGCTGCATCCCTCGCTGGGGCTGCAGCTTGACTTGCGGGAAACGCCGTGGCCCGACCGGCACGACTCGGACGTGGTGATCCACATCGGCACGGTGCGCGATTCATCATGGGTGGCGCGCACGCTCGCCTTCAATGAACGCTGGCTGTGCGCGAGCCCAGGCTATCTGCGCACGCATGGAACGCCGCAGGAGCCGCGCGACCTGTTGAAGCACTGCTGCATCAGCATCCGCGAGAACGAGGAAGACGTGACGCTGTGGCATTTTCACCGGCCCGCGACAAAGGCTTCGGGCAAGGCAAAGGTGGACGATGCCGCGCCGCGGCAGAAACCGCGCGAGACGGTGCGCATCGTGCCCAGCTACACCTCGAACGACGGCACCGTGGCGCGCGAGTGGGCCGAGCAGGGCCTCGGCCTGGTGCTTCGCTCCGAGTGGGATGCCGCGGAGTCGGTTGCCCGCGGAACCCTGGTGCGGGTGCTGCCGGATTGGTCGCTCGACAGTGCGCCCGTTGCCGCGCTGGTGCCCACGCGGCAGGGCCGTACGGCGCGCGTGCAGGCGCTGCTTCAGTTCCTTGAAGAATCGCTCGGGAAGCTGCCGGCGCAGCGGCGCTGA
- a CDS encoding BPSL1445 family SYLF domain-containing lipoprotein yields the protein MRSIHFRSLALACAVAVGGIAAVGCTTTRPGDQASSASSRASIDAQVDAALSKLYDSARGSRELVASSSGVLVFPAVVGASMGIGAEYGRGALRVNGRTQAYYSTTAGSIGFQAGAQSKAVIYVFTTRAALDKFRSSNGWTAGADATVAAATFGANGSIDTNTLRQPVVGFVLTNVGLEAGVSLSGAKITEIRL from the coding sequence ATGCGATCCATCCATTTCCGCAGCCTTGCTCTCGCGTGCGCCGTTGCAGTCGGCGGCATTGCGGCCGTGGGCTGCACCACCACGCGGCCTGGCGACCAGGCAAGCAGCGCATCGTCGCGCGCTTCGATCGACGCCCAGGTCGACGCCGCGTTGTCCAAGCTGTATGACTCCGCCAGGGGCTCGCGCGAACTGGTCGCCTCCTCGAGCGGCGTGCTGGTGTTTCCCGCCGTGGTCGGTGCCAGCATGGGCATCGGCGCCGAGTACGGCCGCGGCGCGTTGCGCGTGAACGGACGCACGCAGGCCTACTACAGCACCACCGCGGGTTCGATCGGTTTCCAGGCCGGCGCGCAGTCGAAGGCGGTGATCTACGTGTTCACCACGCGGGCCGCGCTCGACAAGTTCCGCAGCAGCAACGGGTGGACGGCCGGCGCCGATGCCACCGTGGCCGCCGCAACATTCGGTGCCAACGGCAGCATCGATACCAATACGCTGCGCCAGCCCGTGGTCGGCTTCGTGCTGACCAACGTGGGCCTCGAGGCCGGCGTCTCGCTGTCGGGCGCGAAGATCACCGAGATCCGGCTGTAG
- a CDS encoding plasmid replication/partition related protein yields MNIVVNEELKAYIDPLTPEEHEALERSILTEGCRDALVLWGDVLVDGHNRYGICQKHGLPFQTVQNTRFKSIEDVHLWMIDQHLGRRSISDFLRGVLALRKKDIVDERRARALADTAPSDDGAPFDADTPADGSSADNASALPPPAPLSSREAIARAARLSSNQVVMIEKIQKQAAPELVAAVKAGVISINTAAAVASLSAEEQVSAANAGKDELKQAAKRVREAKRKPREEPAESAESNPADQPEKNLDALQLLEQRVAELTAENEALRRQIAELEAQLVN; encoded by the coding sequence ATGAACATCGTCGTCAACGAAGAACTCAAAGCCTATATCGATCCATTGACTCCGGAGGAACACGAGGCGCTGGAACGCAGCATCCTCACCGAGGGCTGCCGCGATGCGCTGGTGCTGTGGGGCGACGTGCTGGTGGACGGCCACAACCGCTACGGCATTTGCCAGAAGCACGGCCTGCCGTTCCAGACGGTGCAGAACACGCGCTTCAAGTCCATCGAGGACGTGCACCTCTGGATGATCGACCAGCACCTCGGCCGGCGCAGCATTTCGGACTTTCTGCGCGGCGTGCTGGCGCTGCGAAAGAAAGACATCGTCGACGAGCGCCGCGCGCGCGCACTGGCCGACACGGCACCGTCGGATGACGGCGCGCCCTTCGACGCCGACACGCCCGCCGACGGATCGTCCGCCGACAACGCTTCGGCCCTGCCCCCGCCCGCGCCGCTCAGCAGCCGCGAAGCCATCGCACGCGCCGCGCGGCTCAGCAGCAACCAGGTGGTGATGATCGAAAAGATCCAGAAGCAGGCCGCGCCCGAACTGGTGGCGGCCGTGAAGGCGGGCGTGATTTCCATCAACACCGCGGCGGCGGTGGCCAGCCTGTCCGCCGAAGAACAGGTTTCCGCGGCGAACGCGGGCAAGGACGAACTCAAGCAGGCCGCCAAGCGCGTTCGCGAGGCCAAGCGCAAGCCGCGTGAGGAGCCCGCCGAATCCGCTGAATCGAATCCCGCCGATCAGCCCGAAAAAAACCTTGACGCTCTCCAGCTGCTGGAGCAGCGCGTGGCCGAACTCACGGCCGAGAACGAGGCCTTGCGCAGGCAGATCGCCGAACTCGAGGCGCAGTTGGTGAACTGA
- a CDS encoding sigma-70 family RNA polymerase sigma factor, with translation MMREPVDLSMPLSEPTLAEVFIANRPQLLRVARRIVRTAELADDVVQDAYLKIADGPCVRKADRPIGYCCQVVRNVALDCCRRHTVEANYRTFDVDVEALDVAGPPSPDRLMRERQAIHAIDKVLAGLPARTRLVFELYRLEGLTQRDIALRLGCALGLVNGLISEAAQAIKQCGRLLDDD, from the coding sequence ATGATGAGGGAGCCCGTCGACCTGTCGATGCCTCTTTCCGAGCCCACGCTCGCCGAGGTCTTCATTGCGAACCGTCCGCAGCTTTTGCGCGTGGCGCGAAGAATCGTCCGCACCGCGGAGCTCGCCGACGATGTGGTGCAGGACGCCTATCTGAAGATTGCCGACGGCCCCTGCGTGCGCAAGGCCGACCGGCCGATCGGCTATTGCTGCCAGGTCGTGCGCAATGTGGCGCTCGACTGCTGCCGGCGCCATACCGTCGAAGCCAACTACCGCACCTTCGACGTCGACGTGGAGGCACTGGACGTGGCGGGACCGCCTTCGCCGGACCGGCTGATGCGCGAGCGCCAGGCCATCCACGCGATCGACAAGGTGCTGGCGGGGCTGCCCGCGCGAACGCGGCTGGTGTTCGAGCTCTATCGGCTCGAAGGCCTCACGCAGCGCGACATCGCACTGCGCCTGGGGTGCGCGCTCGGCCTGGTGAACGGGCTGATTTCCGAAGCGGCGCAGGCGATCAAGCAATGCGGCCGCTTGCTCGACGACGATTGA
- a CDS encoding DUF4880 domain-containing protein — MTQEQDDPNWSAAWQWVQREHDRDSFDAAARAEMTAWLLADPLHRKAYDKAARLWLLAGLVPPTASSE, encoded by the coding sequence ATGACACAAGAGCAGGACGACCCTAACTGGAGCGCCGCATGGCAATGGGTGCAGCGCGAGCACGACCGCGACAGCTTCGATGCGGCCGCGCGTGCCGAGATGACGGCCTGGCTTCTGGCCGACCCGCTGCATCGCAAAGCCTACGACAAGGCGGCCCGCCTGTGGCTGCTCGCGGGGCTGGTGCCTCCCACCGCTTCCTCGGAGTGA
- a CDS encoding MbtH family protein, whose amino-acid sequence MSTSCFDREDETFIVLVNHEDQYSIWPHWKAVPKGWTAVDGVKGDKKTALAYVEETWTDMRPRSLREWMAQQEQHPTTTETAAG is encoded by the coding sequence ATGTCGACGAGCTGCTTCGATCGCGAAGACGAGACTTTCATCGTTCTGGTCAACCACGAAGACCAGTATTCCATCTGGCCGCACTGGAAGGCCGTGCCCAAGGGATGGACCGCGGTCGACGGCGTCAAGGGCGACAAGAAGACCGCGCTGGCCTATGTCGAAGAGACGTGGACCGACATGCGACCCCGCTCGCTGCGCGAATGGATGGCGCAGCAGGAACAGCACCCGACGACCACCGAAACCGCGGCCGGTTGA
- a CDS encoding thioesterase II family protein, with translation MYLRWCRLLPRWVRIVPVELPGRGSRSGESLVRDFDSLVAQLCAEQAEALRGSFALFGHSMGALLAYGMARRLRSMGRALPLALLASGSSAPSQRDPARFADKTDDASLTADLRKQGGTPEEVFASAELMRITLDVLGADYRVCEGFRYAGEAPLPMPVHVFAGREDDIDAARIDAWSAEAGGVFTLDWFDGGHFFIRQQETAFLAALAQRLGQAIAGNRHASHALA, from the coding sequence ATGTACCTGCGCTGGTGCCGCCTGCTGCCGCGCTGGGTCCGCATCGTGCCGGTGGAATTGCCCGGCCGCGGAAGCCGCTCGGGCGAAAGCCTGGTTCGGGATTTCGACAGCCTCGTCGCGCAACTCTGCGCGGAGCAGGCCGAGGCCCTGCGCGGCAGCTTCGCGCTCTTCGGCCACAGCATGGGTGCGTTGCTGGCCTACGGCATGGCCCGCCGCCTGCGGTCGATGGGGCGCGCGTTGCCTCTCGCGCTGCTGGCCTCCGGCAGTTCCGCGCCCTCGCAGCGTGACCCCGCGCGCTTTGCGGACAAGACCGACGACGCCTCGCTGACCGCCGATCTACGCAAGCAGGGCGGCACGCCCGAAGAAGTGTTCGCGAGCGCGGAGTTGATGCGCATCACCCTCGATGTGCTGGGTGCCGACTACCGCGTCTGCGAAGGCTTTCGCTATGCCGGCGAAGCGCCGCTGCCGATGCCGGTGCACGTCTTCGCAGGCCGTGAGGACGACATCGACGCCGCACGCATCGATGCGTGGTCGGCCGAGGCGGGCGGTGTCTTCACGCTCGACTGGTTCGACGGCGGTCACTTCTTCATCCGCCAGCAGGAAACAGCTTTCCTGGCCGCGCTCGCGCAGCGCCTCGGCCAAGCCATTGCAGGAAATCGCCATGCATCTCACGCCCTGGCCTGA
- a CDS encoding 4'-phosphopantetheinyl transferase family protein, with translation MHLTPWPDPLPAGIEVYRLDFDLATEATAARQVLTPAERAKADRFARTADRVRFTETRAALRRLLAERVGCEPAEVPLASSAHGKPYLELASGGAPLFNLSHSGSHALIVLGDARAVSEVGVDIEECMADVDIEGVASLAFTERECDEVRGAADRLQALYSRWVGKEAVLKAIGVGVAEHLKSIGIHPGADGRYALESAVPEWTNFQAMTLEAPAGYAAALAWRAKEST, from the coding sequence ATGCATCTCACGCCCTGGCCTGACCCGCTGCCCGCGGGCATCGAGGTCTACCGCCTCGACTTCGATCTGGCCACCGAGGCCACGGCAGCGCGGCAGGTGCTGACGCCGGCCGAGCGCGCCAAGGCCGACAGGTTTGCAAGAACCGCCGACCGCGTGCGCTTCACGGAAACGCGCGCCGCGCTCCGCCGCCTGCTCGCCGAGCGCGTGGGCTGCGAGCCTGCCGAGGTGCCGCTCGCATCGAGCGCGCACGGCAAGCCGTACCTCGAACTCGCAAGCGGCGGTGCGCCGCTGTTCAATCTCTCCCATTCGGGCTCGCATGCGCTCATCGTGCTGGGCGATGCGCGCGCGGTGAGCGAAGTGGGCGTCGACATCGAGGAGTGCATGGCCGACGTCGACATCGAGGGCGTCGCTTCGCTGGCGTTTACCGAGCGCGAATGCGATGAAGTGCGCGGCGCCGCCGATCGGCTGCAGGCCCTCTACAGCCGCTGGGTGGGCAAGGAAGCGGTGCTGAAGGCCATCGGCGTCGGCGTGGCCGAGCATCTGAAATCCATCGGCATTCATCCCGGCGCGGACGGGCGCTATGCGCTCGAAAGTGCCGTTCCCGAATGGACAAATTTTCAAGCCATGACGCTCGAGGCGCCCGCCGGCTATGCCGCCGCGCTTGCATGGCGCGCAAAGGAATCGACATGA